In Caproicibacterium amylolyticum, a genomic segment contains:
- a CDS encoding alpha-amylase family glycosyl hydrolase → MIYQIITDRFYDGDKSNNVPSGFDRSLYDGTGQKYRLYQGGDWQGIIDKIPYLRDMGITAVWISAPYENRDTEIDDYQADGTVDKWTSYHGYHVRNYFATNKHFGTLKQFQSLRDALHANGIKLIIDFVTNHTSRSHNPTKNFSNEDGKLYEPDKKPDGSYALDNNGEPYDYNQDGKTENLLADPNNDVNGWFHQFGDRGNDNSVWGYRNKDLGSLADFSHENPNVVKYLESAVKFWNAQNINGLRYDATLHENPAFVKGLTDAVNYQSPVTQFGEFFIGRPSDKYSEYCSFPTRTGVNNLDFEYYRANSTCFGDFSTTMDDFSNMMLYTQHDYQYPNQAVTFIDNQDVPRFGYQQQNHKIVDDSLAVLLTSRGIPNIYYGTEQYVNPNTADNSIGRIFMEKQSVFNENTSAYKLIKRLSDLRKNNDAIAYGQTSILYSDDNVMIYQRKFFDDTVVVAVNRQPDKTYTLSNISTNLPDGNYSDYLNSMLQGSDTTVLNGKIGSLTLSGGETDVWTYQPSTTSVPHIGDIMSTQGRKGTKVYISGNNFETSSVVKFGKSQAQVISQSSNQIEAIVPQSAEAGYNDVTVVNDEKTSNTIKYNVLSGDQNQVIFHVSASTSYGEKLYVVGNIPELGMWNSSQSTEAMLCPGYPEWYLPVSVPADKEIQFKFIKKDGNGKVVWESSANRVIKSASDSTGVVDTPIYKWNEN, encoded by the coding sequence GTGATTTATCAGATTATTACAGACAGATTTTATGACGGAGATAAGAGCAATAACGTTCCGTCCGGCTTTGACCGTTCTCTATATGATGGCACAGGGCAAAAGTATCGGCTATATCAAGGTGGAGACTGGCAGGGCATAATTGACAAAATCCCATATTTAAGAGACATGGGCATTACAGCAGTTTGGATTTCAGCTCCATATGAAAATCGAGATACAGAGATTGATGATTATCAGGCAGATGGAACAGTTGACAAGTGGACTAGCTATCATGGGTATCATGTCAGAAACTATTTTGCAACTAATAAACATTTTGGAACACTAAAGCAATTTCAATCGTTGCGTGATGCGTTGCACGCAAATGGAATTAAACTGATAATTGATTTTGTCACAAATCATACCAGCAGGTCACATAATCCAACGAAAAATTTTTCCAATGAAGATGGTAAGCTTTATGAACCAGATAAGAAGCCAGACGGATCTTATGCATTGGATAACAATGGTGAACCCTATGACTATAATCAAGATGGGAAAACCGAAAACTTGTTGGCTGATCCTAACAATGATGTGAATGGTTGGTTCCATCAGTTTGGTGACAGGGGAAATGATAACTCAGTATGGGGTTATCGAAATAAGGATCTCGGATCACTTGCAGATTTTTCACACGAAAATCCGAATGTTGTAAAATATCTTGAAAGTGCAGTGAAATTTTGGAATGCGCAGAACATCAATGGTCTTCGATATGATGCAACGCTACATGAAAATCCAGCTTTTGTAAAGGGACTTACCGATGCAGTAAACTATCAGTCACCCGTTACTCAATTTGGAGAATTTTTTATTGGTAGACCATCAGACAAGTATTCGGAGTACTGCAGTTTTCCAACTCGAACTGGTGTCAATAACCTCGACTTCGAATATTATCGTGCAAATTCCACTTGCTTTGGAGATTTTTCAACTACAATGGATGACTTTTCTAATATGATGCTTTATACACAGCATGATTATCAATATCCTAATCAGGCAGTTACATTTATAGATAATCAGGATGTGCCGCGCTTTGGCTATCAGCAGCAAAATCATAAAATAGTTGATGATTCTCTGGCAGTTTTATTAACTTCCCGCGGAATTCCAAACATTTATTATGGAACAGAGCAGTATGTTAATCCCAATACAGCAGATAATAGTATTGGCAGAATTTTTATGGAAAAACAGTCTGTGTTTAATGAGAATACATCCGCATATAAGTTAATTAAACGTTTATCCGATTTGAGAAAAAACAATGACGCTATTGCATATGGTCAGACATCAATTCTGTACAGCGATGATAATGTAATGATTTATCAGCGCAAATTTTTTGATGATACTGTTGTAGTTGCTGTTAACCGTCAGCCAGATAAAACATACACATTGTCAAATATCAGTACAAATCTTCCGGATGGAAATTACTCTGACTATCTGAATTCCATGCTGCAAGGCAGTGACACCACTGTTTTAAATGGAAAAATCGGTTCACTTACATTGTCTGGAGGAGAAACAGACGTATGGACCTATCAACCATCAACGACAAGTGTTCCTCATATTGGTGACATCATGTCTACTCAAGGACGTAAAGGCACAAAAGTTTACATTTCAGGAAATAATTTTGAAACATCCTCAGTTGTTAAGTTTGGAAAATCACAGGCGCAGGTGATTTCACAGTCGTCTAATCAAATCGAAGCGATCGTTCCGCAGAGTGCGGAAGCCGGATATAATGATGTAACAGTTGTTAATGATGAGAAGACCAGTAATACAATTAAGTACAATGTACTGTCAGGTGACCAGAATCAGGTCATCTTTCATGTATCAGCATCAACATCTTATGGCGAAAAGCTTTATGTAGTAGGCAATATTCCGGAACTTGGAATGTGGAATTCCAGCCAATCTACAGAAGCAATGCTGTGCCCAGGATATCCAGAGTGGTATTTGCCTGTAAGTGTGCCTGCAGATAAAGAAATCCAATTTAAATTTATTAAAAAGGACGGTAATGGTAAAGTGGTTTGGGAAAGTTCAGCAAATCGAGTCATTAAGTCCGCTTCTGATTCCACTGGAGTTGTGGATACACCTATATATAAGTGGAATGAAAACTAG
- a CDS encoding sugar ABC transporter permease has translation MKTKHKIGMIFLNLFFIFLCFICLIPILYALTISLNAKNDLLSSNFSFIPKSFTLQNYWEILVNRPFLLWAKNSLILSASTVVIDLTVAIPGAYVLSRKRFSGRKAILNLLILLNAFPAILSMFAVYRILKPVGLINTFTGLVLIYIGTMAIFALWNMKSYFDTIPLEIEEAAMMDGADDKQLIWRMVLPLARPSIIVTAVMILIYVWNEYIFAVTFINGADKYTLAAGLYSLQATDYTRNWPLFSAASLLVSFPVLIIFFCVQKYMVSGLTAGGVKG, from the coding sequence ATGAAAACAAAACATAAAATTGGTATGATTTTTCTTAATTTGTTTTTCATTTTTCTGTGTTTCATATGTTTAATTCCTATACTCTATGCTCTGACAATTTCGCTAAATGCAAAAAATGATTTGTTAAGTTCAAACTTCTCTTTCATTCCGAAAAGTTTTACACTTCAGAATTATTGGGAAATCCTTGTTAACAGGCCTTTTCTGCTTTGGGCGAAAAACAGCTTGATACTATCTGCTTCAACGGTAGTCATAGATCTGACAGTTGCTATTCCAGGTGCATATGTACTTTCCAGAAAGCGCTTTTCAGGCAGAAAAGCAATTTTAAATTTACTAATATTATTGAACGCATTCCCAGCTATCCTTTCCATGTTTGCAGTGTACCGTATCTTAAAACCGGTTGGTTTGATAAATACTTTCACCGGCCTTGTGTTGATTTACATTGGCACAATGGCAATCTTTGCTTTGTGGAATATGAAAAGCTACTTTGACACAATTCCCTTAGAAATTGAAGAAGCAGCGATGATGGATGGTGCAGACGATAAGCAACTGATTTGGCGTATGGTTCTTCCGTTGGCCAGACCTTCGATTATTGTGACAGCAGTCATGATTTTAATTTATGTATGGAATGAATACATATTTGCAGTGACATTTATTAATGGAGCCGATAAGTATACCTTGGCAGCTGGTTTATATTCACTCCAGGCTACGGATTATACACGCAACTGGCCGCTCTTTTCTGCGGCATCGCTGCTCGTTTCTTTTCCAGTATTGATTATTTTCTTCTGCGTGCAGAAATATATGGTTTCAGGATTAACTGCAGGCGGGGTAAAAGGATAA
- a CDS encoding serine/threonine-protein kinase encodes MINYKPIEKMHVSEQGSVVLKVENIDTHEICALKLVGQLSNKLNRLIFKREIGALRALNQFNDIVKIYDSSDTLIYNQKCDYGAILLEFVDGQSLDRIDFSSYSDLEKIVICKNIAKAILHAHQCGVLHRDIKPSNIMLVDGISKVKVIDFGNSKLKTVVDEETTKWVYSTGYVAPEVAQGQEATEKSDIYSLGAVFYYIFFAAPPANVGCLSENLNSFAIIPAVQSLLMQMLSEKVEERFDDVQQIVEILDEVIGCLNANNSTFWFTVDTEKLTSLKRQFTVESIMTFSQFLSTYLVNEFSTMYGIYNSKYDLYEFVGNELYMSCLYKKDIRAFSVIKLYSIPIDKRTKLQRIFGIIEGKKCFSGFGFPISGKNDSNRLEVQLRNYDNERQTLESKNNLFEELFGKWRQSILEEFEKLKEKSIQVSYTDHWFDGNRIYLSIDNIQGVDIDDLSPEIKFVFDTPENPKERCIPIGSFEDVVFEDDKTILILTLERGITSGKLWPFLKIKKTIIEDYRRKSVALRRQLSAIKALKSEEYNSPGLKDIILELSAPTMTHSITSLHYFNKNLNDSQRQAVIKAMDSNSISLIQGPPGTGKTSVISEIVQQILSKSSPSDIPPKILVVSQSNTAVDNILEGIFSWNSGEKIRVVRIGDKTKVSKDVATNYLVDAIKDKLFENVHNLSTQFVKDKLAVYTVLESDDQRIQESKISNLTVWRKAEEIQEDWLKRCGDYNALRYQIINSSAIIAGTCVGFLSDENVRDMIFDYVIVDEAAKATTPELLVSIVKANKIVLVGDQNQLPPFADGSLSQLSTSLVKDPQYRLFDILFDSLPETHKQFLSTQYRMCSTIGNLISTVFYDGKIITGINDEDRKHGVPDFEGFSIVWIDTSKLKRHDSQKEAGGSSYNLTEVGIVRTLLEKMNSQSNAKDLDVGIITAYRAQKEALLKVYKNGDYKAIGNIDINTLDAFQGRENDIIIYSTVRTNGSIGFQREKERINVAFSRAKCLLIVCGDIDFFETWSDGENKYVDVINYIRNNSRTCKIMDAREVIQ; translated from the coding sequence ATGATCAACTATAAACCAATAGAAAAAATGCATGTTTCTGAGCAAGGTTCTGTGGTATTAAAAGTTGAAAATATAGATACTCATGAAATATGTGCACTTAAGCTAGTAGGGCAGTTAAGTAACAAACTTAATAGATTAATTTTCAAACGTGAAATCGGCGCGTTAAGAGCTTTAAACCAGTTTAATGACATTGTTAAAATATATGATTCATCTGATACTCTGATTTATAACCAGAAATGCGATTACGGAGCTATACTACTTGAATTTGTTGACGGGCAATCATTAGATAGAATTGATTTCTCAAGCTATTCTGATTTAGAAAAAATAGTTATATGTAAAAACATAGCAAAAGCTATCTTGCATGCTCATCAATGTGGTGTTTTGCATCGAGACATTAAGCCATCCAATATTATGCTTGTCGATGGTATATCCAAGGTGAAAGTTATTGACTTTGGGAACAGTAAGTTGAAGACAGTGGTAGATGAAGAAACAACAAAATGGGTTTATTCAACTGGATATGTTGCTCCTGAAGTAGCTCAAGGCCAAGAGGCAACAGAGAAGAGTGATATTTACTCTTTAGGTGCGGTTTTTTACTACATCTTCTTTGCTGCCCCTCCGGCAAACGTCGGGTGCCTTTCAGAAAACTTGAATTCATTCGCAATAATTCCGGCAGTGCAGAGCTTGCTTATGCAAATGCTTTCTGAAAAAGTGGAAGAAAGATTTGATGACGTTCAACAAATCGTTGAAATACTTGATGAAGTGATTGGTTGTCTTAACGCCAATAATAGTACTTTTTGGTTTACTGTAGATACTGAAAAATTGACATCATTGAAAAGGCAATTTACTGTTGAAAGTATTATGACATTTTCGCAATTCTTGTCAACATATCTCGTAAATGAGTTTTCTACTATGTATGGCATATATAATTCAAAATACGATTTATATGAATTTGTTGGGAATGAATTGTACATGTCTTGCTTGTATAAAAAAGACATTAGGGCCTTTAGTGTAATCAAATTATACAGTATACCGATTGACAAGCGAACTAAATTACAAAGAATATTTGGAATAATAGAAGGGAAAAAGTGTTTTTCTGGTTTTGGTTTCCCTATAAGTGGTAAAAACGATAGCAACAGACTGGAAGTACAATTACGCAATTATGATAATGAACGACAAACATTAGAATCTAAAAACAATCTGTTTGAAGAGCTATTCGGAAAATGGAGACAAAGCATTTTAGAAGAATTTGAAAAACTTAAAGAGAAGAGCATTCAAGTTTCTTATACTGATCATTGGTTTGATGGTAACCGAATTTATCTAAGCATCGATAATATTCAAGGAGTTGATATTGATGACTTGTCGCCAGAAATCAAATTTGTTTTTGATACACCAGAAAATCCAAAGGAAAGATGCATTCCCATTGGCAGCTTTGAAGATGTTGTTTTTGAGGACGATAAGACTATATTAATTTTAACTCTAGAACGAGGCATAACCAGTGGAAAACTCTGGCCATTTTTAAAAATCAAAAAAACTATAATTGAGGACTATAGAAGAAAAAGCGTTGCTTTACGACGTCAATTATCAGCAATTAAGGCATTAAAAAGTGAGGAATACAATTCCCCCGGTTTAAAAGATATTATTCTGGAACTTTCTGCGCCGACAATGACACATTCTATTACTTCATTGCATTATTTTAATAAGAACTTGAATGATTCTCAGCGCCAAGCGGTTATTAAAGCCATGGATTCAAATAGTATAAGCTTAATTCAAGGTCCTCCAGGAACGGGAAAGACAAGTGTCATTTCTGAGATTGTGCAGCAAATATTGTCTAAATCTTCCCCAAGTGATATTCCTCCCAAAATTTTAGTTGTCTCTCAATCGAATACAGCTGTTGATAATATCTTAGAAGGAATTTTCTCTTGGAATAGTGGAGAGAAGATAAGGGTCGTTCGAATTGGAGATAAAACTAAAGTTTCAAAAGATGTTGCCACAAATTATCTTGTTGACGCTATAAAAGACAAACTTTTTGAGAATGTACATAATTTATCAACACAGTTTGTCAAAGACAAACTTGCGGTCTATACCGTTCTAGAATCAGATGATCAACGAATTCAGGAATCAAAAATATCAAATTTAACAGTGTGGAGAAAAGCAGAAGAGATTCAAGAGGATTGGTTAAAAAGATGTGGGGATTACAATGCATTACGATATCAAATCATCAATAGTTCAGCTATAATTGCTGGAACATGTGTTGGGTTTCTTTCTGATGAAAATGTTAGAGATATGATATTTGATTATGTAATAGTTGACGAAGCTGCAAAGGCTACAACTCCCGAATTGCTGGTATCAATTGTAAAAGCAAATAAAATCGTCTTAGTCGGAGATCAAAACCAATTGCCACCTTTTGCTGATGGTAGTCTTTCTCAATTATCCACTTCCTTAGTTAAAGATCCTCAATATCGTCTTTTCGATATACTATTTGATTCACTTCCGGAAACACATAAACAATTTCTCTCTACACAATATAGAATGTGCAGTACAATTGGTAATTTAATTAGCACTGTATTTTATGACGGCAAGATTATAACTGGCATTAATGATGAGGATAGGAAGCATGGGGTACCTGATTTTGAAGGATTCTCTATTGTATGGATCGATACATCTAAATTGAAAAGACATGATTCGCAAAAAGAAGCAGGAGGTTCATCATATAATTTGACTGAAGTAGGTATTGTCCGTACTCTTCTTGAAAAGATGAATTCGCAAAGCAATGCAAAAGATCTTGATGTAGGTATTATAACTGCTTACAGAGCTCAAAAAGAAGCTTTGCTCAAAGTGTATAAAAATGGAGATTATAAGGCTATCGGTAATATTGATATAAATACACTTGATGCTTTTCAAGGAAGAGAAAATGATATAATCATATACAGCACTGTTAGAACAAATGGAAGTATTGGTTTTCAGAGGGAAAAAGAAAGAATAAATGTCGCATTTTCTCGGGCAAAGTGTCTGCTAATTGTTTGTGGAGATATTGATTTTTTTGAGACATGGTCTGATGGTGAAAATAAATATGTAGATGTTATAAATTATATTCGGAACAATTCTCGTACATGTAAAATAATGGATGCTCGAGAGGTTATACAATGA
- a CDS encoding carbohydrate ABC transporter permease: MKKRTYRSYLYLLPSLLVIGIIVVFPILYTGYISVTNMNVYHWFNPRIIGFQNYAKAFAVLDSGFLTALLRTIVWTVLNMVLQMVIAYVIAVLLNTKGLRAHKIYKTILMFPWAMPGYVSILLWKMGMFNNEYGLMNQFLHLLGKSGINWLNGDVTAFLSCTLVNLWLALPFMIMIIDGALQSIDKAYYESAILDGAGFFTKLQKITIPLVRPVIAPAVVITIFTTFKQFDIIYLLTQQQGAKTGADIHTVITYTYEKAFVTNNYGYSSAISIIIFAILIISSILTNRQLKEGNV; this comes from the coding sequence ATGAAAAAGAGAACATACCGTTCATATTTGTATTTACTGCCGTCACTATTGGTCATAGGCATCATTGTGGTATTTCCAATTTTATATACTGGATATATCTCAGTGACCAATATGAATGTTTATCACTGGTTTAATCCAAGAATTATTGGATTCCAAAATTATGCCAAAGCCTTTGCTGTACTTGATTCTGGATTTTTGACAGCTTTGTTAAGGACCATTGTCTGGACTGTTCTGAATATGGTTTTGCAGATGGTCATTGCCTATGTCATTGCTGTGCTGCTGAATACAAAAGGATTACGGGCTCATAAAATATATAAAACAATTTTAATGTTTCCTTGGGCCATGCCCGGATATGTATCCATTTTACTGTGGAAGATGGGGATGTTTAATAATGAATATGGCTTGATGAATCAATTCCTGCATTTGTTGGGGAAAAGTGGTATCAATTGGCTAAATGGCGATGTAACAGCATTTTTATCCTGTACACTGGTTAATCTCTGGCTTGCACTGCCTTTTATGATTATGATTATCGATGGTGCACTCCAAAGTATCGATAAAGCCTATTATGAAAGTGCAATACTGGATGGCGCGGGATTTTTCACCAAGCTTCAAAAAATCACAATTCCACTGGTAAGGCCTGTGATTGCACCAGCTGTTGTAATTACAATTTTTACAACCTTTAAGCAGTTTGATATTATTTATCTTTTAACACAGCAGCAGGGAGCCAAGACAGGCGCAGACATACATACAGTCATTACGTATACTTACGAAAAGGCATTTGTTACTAACAACTATGGGTATAGTTCCGCTATATCCATCATCATTTTTGCAATCCTGATTATTTCTTCAATATTGACAAATCGACAATTAAAGGAGGGAAATGTATGA
- a CDS encoding extracellular solute-binding protein, whose amino-acid sequence MKKCIAVIAAAALIMGTAAGCQSGGSSSTAVSKAASAAKSPTNITIWYENDQTIGDALQKQLDSLAPNVKVKLQRKDKMTDALKLVGNDTQGAPDMFFFAHDKAGIFAEMGILSPITDLISKDSLSDFIPMTLNAGTYKGTLYQLPIYFETQMFMYNKKLMKVPPKTTDELLKFAKENTKNGTYGFVEQHSTAYYAVSWMHAFGGYVIDKDSKPGLNLKGTIDSLSYHKQFVQYQPADGDYNTMTTLFKEGKAASTINLPNLAADAKNSGIDVGYATMPTIPSGKPLAPYSGVQGIYVLKSAGANKKDAVTQVLQTLAKPEAGIAMSKVTNDAPANNKSYADSEIASNEIVKTLKASADTVVPMPNVPAMDVMWSVTENMLTAVNKKNANPKTEADKAQQDALAQIADMK is encoded by the coding sequence TTGAAAAAGTGTATTGCAGTAATAGCTGCAGCAGCGTTGATAATGGGAACTGCTGCAGGATGCCAATCAGGAGGGAGCAGCAGTACTGCTGTATCGAAAGCTGCCAGTGCAGCAAAAAGTCCAACCAATATAACAATTTGGTATGAAAATGACCAGACAATCGGGGATGCTCTTCAGAAACAGTTGGACAGCTTAGCCCCCAATGTTAAGGTGAAGCTTCAACGCAAGGATAAAATGACAGATGCATTGAAATTGGTTGGAAATGATACACAAGGCGCCCCGGATATGTTTTTCTTTGCTCATGATAAGGCTGGCATTTTTGCAGAAATGGGCATTTTGAGCCCTATCACCGATTTGATTTCCAAGGATTCTTTGTCTGATTTTATTCCCATGACATTAAATGCCGGTACATATAAGGGCACTCTATATCAACTCCCCATCTACTTTGAAACACAGATGTTTATGTACAATAAAAAGTTAATGAAGGTGCCGCCAAAAACAACGGATGAGCTGCTCAAATTTGCGAAGGAAAACACCAAAAATGGAACATATGGATTTGTTGAGCAGCATAGCACCGCTTATTACGCTGTTAGTTGGATGCACGCATTTGGCGGGTATGTAATTGACAAGGATTCAAAGCCTGGTCTGAATTTAAAGGGGACAATTGATTCCCTGTCTTACCACAAACAATTTGTACAGTATCAGCCGGCAGATGGTGATTACAATACAATGACAACACTTTTTAAAGAAGGAAAAGCAGCATCAACAATTAATCTTCCAAACCTTGCTGCAGATGCAAAAAATTCCGGAATTGATGTGGGGTATGCAACGATGCCGACCATTCCATCCGGCAAGCCGCTAGCACCATATTCAGGTGTACAGGGTATTTATGTGCTGAAAAGCGCCGGAGCAAACAAGAAAGATGCCGTTACTCAAGTTTTACAGACGCTTGCAAAGCCAGAGGCCGGCATCGCAATGTCAAAAGTGACAAATGATGCACCAGCCAATAATAAATCTTATGCTGACTCTGAAATTGCATCTAATGAAATTGTAAAAACGCTTAAAGCATCTGCAGATACGGTAGTGCCGATGCCAAATGTTCCGGCAATGGATGTCATGTGGTCTGTAACCGAAAATATGCTGACTGCTGTTAATAAGAAAAATGCAAATCCAAAAACTGAGGCTGATAAGGCGCAGCAGGATGCTTTAGCACAGATTGCAGATATGAAGTGA
- a CDS encoding LacI family DNA-binding transcriptional regulator, translating to MAVSIRNVAQEAGVSVSTVSKVLNHSPLISETTTKKVRAAMERLQYHPNEQARNFAKQKTYNVAFIAHTENTTAFNNPHLFAIMCGAEKQLNENGYHLIFVGLTAEQNECDTIKALIEQKVVDGIILHISAVTPDVSSVLVENKFPHIVIGKLDFNSELCWIDTNNQLSGSIAMRHLIEIKCHNIAYIGGAKQDHISLHRLQGVTRTAKDFNVSIPDNNICLGATTISDAQKITKALVDSRHPDAIICANNTIALGTMRTLKDLQIKIPDETAVISFDDYPYSRITEPPLSIVNIDVYDMGMQAGIMLLRKIKTPSLQVQSYTTLPVLIVRGSTHLC from the coding sequence ATGGCTGTAAGTATACGAAATGTTGCCCAAGAAGCAGGTGTTTCTGTTTCTACGGTATCAAAAGTTTTAAACCACTCTCCACTCATTTCTGAAACTACCACAAAAAAAGTTCGTGCCGCTATGGAACGGCTGCAGTATCATCCTAATGAACAGGCTAGAAATTTTGCCAAGCAAAAGACATACAACGTTGCCTTCATTGCCCACACAGAAAACACAACTGCTTTTAACAATCCTCACCTTTTTGCAATCATGTGTGGTGCCGAAAAGCAACTGAATGAAAATGGCTACCACTTAATTTTTGTTGGTCTTACTGCTGAACAAAACGAATGCGACACAATCAAAGCATTGATAGAGCAGAAAGTAGTGGACGGTATCATTTTACACATATCCGCCGTAACACCAGATGTTTCATCTGTGTTAGTAGAAAATAAATTTCCACACATTGTAATTGGAAAGCTGGACTTTAATAGTGAACTGTGTTGGATTGATACAAACAATCAGCTTTCCGGCTCCATTGCTATGCGGCACTTAATTGAAATTAAATGTCACAATATTGCCTATATCGGTGGTGCAAAACAAGACCATATTTCTTTGCACCGGCTGCAGGGTGTTACGCGGACTGCAAAAGATTTCAATGTTTCTATACCTGACAACAACATTTGTTTGGGAGCTACGACTATATCGGATGCACAGAAAATAACAAAAGCATTGGTTGACAGCAGGCATCCAGATGCTATTATTTGCGCAAATAATACAATCGCGCTTGGCACAATGCGAACACTGAAAGACCTGCAAATTAAGATTCCAGATGAAACTGCCGTGATCTCTTTTGACGATTACCCATATTCACGAATTACAGAGCCGCCACTCTCCATTGTTAACATTGATGTTTATGATATGGGCATGCAGGCTGGCATTATGCTGCTGAGAAAGATTAAAACTCCATCCTTGCAAGTCCAATCCTATACTACTCTGCCGGTACTAATTGTAAGAGGATCTACGCATCTGTGTTAA
- a CDS encoding glycoside hydrolase family 13 protein: MNYEAILHVPLSNYAYGTDEEHIVFRLRTARNDIKSCILHYGDRSCRQTPVLFSELPMQVIASDTLFDYYEVKLRTPYTRVCYYFEVSDGKESKLYYADDFHTGLTDERSEYYQFPFNRKEDIAEVPKWVNDAIVYNIFPDSFATGYRFISGCKCEKQYQGHLVSGKNGGTIGGILENLDYIQDLGANCIYLNPIFAAGEYHKYDLLDYFHVDPCFGTNEDFHLLVQTCHQRDIRVIIDGVFNHCGWNFSVFEDVVKNGEQSKYKDWFYKLQFPVIRPDNMEDYPNYSCFGYERKMPKMNTSNPEVIAYFQKVCSYWIKNFDIDGWRLDAANEINFDFWRMFRKTAKALKPDCLLIGEIWESAYPWLHGDQFDSAMNYDMRKNCRDFFALEQIDAAQFESRITNMLIRYPEQMLYAQLNVLDTHDVPRFLSLCNGNQEKFRLAVVFLFTFIGIPSVFYGDEQAIQGITEEDYRQVMSWKNTKMVEFYKNIIQIRKSNLALREGKFQTVKAKKNSRLFAFVREKNKQLIYVILNAGNREETVPTEICEKADVLFQEGVSDGKIVPYGFAIFQKK, encoded by the coding sequence ATGAACTATGAGGCAATTTTGCATGTACCACTTTCTAATTACGCGTATGGCACTGATGAAGAACATATCGTTTTTCGCTTGAGAACAGCACGAAATGATATTAAGAGCTGTATTCTTCATTATGGTGACCGTTCCTGCCGCCAAACACCAGTGCTCTTTTCAGAATTACCGATGCAGGTAATAGCCAGCGATACATTATTTGATTATTATGAAGTGAAATTGAGAACTCCCTATACCCGTGTCTGCTATTATTTTGAAGTCAGCGATGGCAAAGAATCAAAGCTGTATTATGCAGATGATTTTCATACTGGATTGACTGACGAACGATCTGAATACTACCAGTTTCCATTTAACCGTAAAGAGGATATTGCAGAAGTGCCCAAATGGGTCAATGATGCAATTGTGTATAATATTTTTCCGGACAGCTTTGCGACAGGCTACCGCTTTATTTCAGGATGCAAATGTGAAAAGCAGTATCAAGGACATTTGGTATCTGGGAAAAATGGAGGTACTATTGGCGGAATCCTCGAAAATTTAGATTATATACAGGATTTGGGTGCTAACTGTATTTACTTAAATCCGATTTTTGCTGCAGGAGAATATCATAAATATGATCTTCTTGATTATTTCCATGTCGACCCATGCTTTGGTACAAATGAAGATTTCCATCTGTTGGTGCAAACTTGTCACCAGCGGGATATTCGTGTAATTATTGATGGTGTGTTTAACCACTGTGGATGGAACTTTTCTGTATTCGAAGATGTTGTTAAAAATGGTGAGCAGTCTAAATATAAAGACTGGTTTTACAAACTGCAATTCCCGGTGATTCGTCCGGATAATATGGAGGACTATCCCAATTATTCGTGCTTCGGATATGAGAGAAAAATGCCTAAGATGAATACTTCAAATCCGGAAGTTATCGCATACTTTCAAAAGGTATGCAGCTATTGGATTAAAAATTTTGATATTGATGGCTGGCGGCTAGATGCAGCCAATGAAATTAATTTCGACTTTTGGAGGATGTTCCGTAAAACTGCAAAAGCTTTGAAACCAGATTGCTTGCTAATAGGAGAAATTTGGGAATCTGCTTATCCATGGCTTCATGGTGACCAATTTGATTCTGCCATGAATTATGATATGAGAAAGAACTGCCGTGACTTTTTTGCACTTGAGCAAATTGATGCTGCTCAATTTGAAAGCCGGATAACAAACATGTTAATTCGCTATCCAGAGCAAATGCTTTATGCCCAACTTAATGTGCTTGATACACACGATGTGCCACGCTTTTTGTCTCTGTGTAATGGAAATCAAGAAAAATTCCGGCTAGCGGTTGTGTTCCTATTTACATTCATAGGAATTCCTTCTGTATTTTATGGAGATGAACAAGCCATTCAAGGAATTACAGAAGAGGACTATCGGCAGGTAATGTCTTGGAAAAATACAAAAATGGTTGAATTTTATAAAAACATTATTCAAATTCGCAAATCGAATTTAGCTTTGCGGGAAGGCAAATTTCAAACCGTAAAGGCGAAAAAAAACTCCCGACTGTTTGCTTTTGTTCGTGAAAAGAATAAACAGCTAATATATGTTATCTTAAACGCAGGGAATAGAGAGGAGACGGTGCCAACCGAAATATGTGAAAAAGCAGATGTACTTTTTCAGGAGGGAGTGAGTGATGGGAAAATAGTTCCATATGGTTTCGCAATTTTTCAAAAGAAGTAA